One Paroedura picta isolate Pp20150507F chromosome 16, Ppicta_v3.0, whole genome shotgun sequence genomic region harbors:
- the LOC143826689 gene encoding von Willebrand factor A domain-containing protein 5A-like, translated as MGCVCATHKLPHQETSPTFCGLVTDYNTPVPLQSISVDVAVRGFVADVASELRYKNEENNPVEAVFVFPLDGEAAVYAFECLSGGTWIEAQIQERKQADWAYDDALSQGWDAFRLERDTNASDVFMCNLGNLPPSGEATLKLRYVQALAPEPDGAIRFILPAVLNPRYVPPGSEDDIIEQVPRFPRGRLPYTLSLRATLESSCAINRVESNCTLEPLCYIAEDHTAAQVSLAEGHQFDRDVELLIYYEEVHKPSAVLEAGKPEAESGSLMGDPALLVTLYPSLKSAPKPSLSATGEFLFLLDRSGSMAWKTDRNKCYSPTRIQNAKETLILLLKSLPLGCFFNIYGFGRAWDSFYPQSVEYTQETMTESIRRVKKLQADLSGTVPLNALKAIYKQPCREGHPRQLFVFTDGEVRKPDQVIAEVRRHSSSHRCFSFGIGEGASTALVKGIARAAGGSAEFITDKERMQPKVLQSLKKALQPAVTRISLHWDLPPGLEAVLVGPGPQVIFEGQRSLIYAQIRGQNQSSGASEGSVVLQYVFQDQTFTETVTFPLQAEESDRSPVHRLAARGLLQHLEDAEKDDVEKQRLALQTSLSSGVLCAQTSYVGVNTELGQAVHGPIIQRLIPHAQHLYLREPFEVPAEEEKSTPRKKESPLLRLVSLQNADGSWDLDFNLASLLGLSEAKIVSKTPEQVAPNVWATVLAVLWLHSKAAEQRDEWELLEAKALNWLQATAGSQLADCVTTGNAVLGSSVSPQTLGL; from the exons atggggtgtgtgtgcgCTACACACAAGCTTCCTCATCAGGAAACTTCACCAACTTTCTGTGGCCTTGTCACAGACTACAACACGCCTG TGCCTTTGCAAAGCATCTCCGTGGACGTGGCAGTCCGTGGCTTCGTGGCTGACGTAGCATCCGAGCTTCGATATAAGAATGAAGAGAATAACCCCGTGGAGGCCGTCTTTGTCTTCCCTCTGGATGGAGAAGCTGCCGTCTACGCCTTTGAGTGCCTGAGTGGTGGGACATGGATTGAGGCACAAATCCAAGAAAGGAAACAG GCAGACTGGGCATACGATGATGCCCTAAGCcaaggatgggatgccttccggtTAGAGAGGGACACCAATGCCAGCGACGTATTCATGTGCAACCTGGGTAACCTTCCTCCTAGCGGGGAGGCCACGCTGAAGCTGCGCTATGTCCAGGCCTTGGCTCCGGAGCCCGATGGGGCCATCCGTTTCATCCTGCCTGCAGTGCTGAACCCCCGCTATGTACCTCCAG GATCGGAAGACGACATCATCGAACAGGTCCCACGCTTTCCCAGAGGAAGGCTTCCCTATACGCTCAGCCTCAGGGCCACACTGGAGTCCTCCTGCGCCATCAACCGGGTGGAATCAAACTGCACACTTGAGCCCCTTTGTTATATAGCAGAGGACCATACTGCTGCCCAG GTCTCCTTGGCTGAAGGGCACCAATTTGACCGCGATGTGGAGCTGCTGATTTACTATGAGGAAGTTCACAAGCCCAGCGCAGTCCTAGAGGCTGGGAAGCCTGAAGCTGAGTCAG GCTCCCTGATGGGGGACCCAGCCCTCCTGGTGACCCTGTACCCCAGCTTGAAAAGTGCCCCCAAGCCCAGCCTGAGTGCCACTGGGGAATTCCTCTTCCTGCTGGATCGCTCTGGCAGCATGGCTTGGAAAACGGATCGCAACAAGTGTTATTCACCGACACGCATTCAGAATGCCAAG GAGACCCTGATTCTCCTGCTCAAGAGCCTCCCTCTGGGATGTTTCTTCAACATCTACGGCTTTGGAAGAGCCTGGGATTCCTTTTACCC gcaAAGCGTAGAGTACACCCAGGAAACGATGACAGAGTCCATCCGACGTGTGAAGAAGCTGCAGGCTGATTTGTCGGGCACAGTGCCTCTGAACGCACTGAAGGCGATTTACAAGCAGCCCTGCCGAGAAGGACATCCTCGTCAG CTGTTTGTGTTCACGGATGGAGAGGTGCGGAAGCCTGACCAAGTCATTGCAGAAGTTCGGCGTCATAGCAGCTCCCACAG GTGCTTCTCCTTCGGCATTGGCGAAGGGGCCTCCACAGCCCTCGTCAAAGGCATCGCTCGAGCAGCTGGGGGCAGTGCTGAGTTCATCACTGACAAGGAGCGGATGCAGCCCAAG GTCCTGCAGTCTTTGAAGAAAGCCCTGCAGCCAGCGGTAACAAGGATTTCTCTGCATTGGGACTTGCCTCCCGGTCTCGAGGCTGTGCTTGTGGGGCCCGGTCCCCAGGTCATCTTCGAAGGGCAGCGCAGCCTCATCTATGCCCAGATCCGTGGGCAGAATCAG TCCTCAGGTGCCTCTGAGGGGTCTGTCGTGCTGCAGTACGTCTTCCAAGACCAGACTTTCACCGAGACAGTGACGTTCCCCCTCCAAGCTGAGGAGAGTGACAG GAGCCCTGTTCACCGCCTGGCAGCTCGAGGCCTGCTGCAGCATCTGGAGGACGCTGAAAAGGACGATGTCGAAAAGCAGCGGCTGGCCCTGCAGACGAGCCTGAGCTCAGGGGTGTTGTGTGCTCAGACATCCTACGTGGGGGTGAACACGGAGCTGGGCCAGGCTGTGCACGGCCCCATCATCCAACGACTTATCCCACATGCCC AACACCTGTATCTGAGGGAACCTTTTGAAG TCCCTGCAGAGGAGGAAAAGTCCACTCCCAGGAAGAAGGAATCCCCTCTCTTGAGGCTGGTCTCCCTTCAAAATGCTGATGGCTCCTGGGACCTTGACTTCAACCTGGCCAGCCTGCTGGGCCTGAGTGAGGCGAAGATTGTAAGCAAAACACCTGAACAG GTGGCCCCCAATGTGTGGGCAACTGTGCTGGCCGTCCTGTGGCTCCACTCCAAAGCTGCAGAGCAGAGGGATGAATGGGAGCTGCTGGAGGCGAAAGCGCTCAACTGGCTTCAAGCAACTGCAG GGTCTCAGCTAGCAGACTGTGTGACGACCGGCAATGCAGTGCTGGGCAGCAGCGTGAGCCCCCAGACTCTGGGTCTCTGA